A window of Methanolobus sediminis contains these coding sequences:
- a CDS encoding indole-3-glycerol phosphate synthase TrpC, which produces MHAVINDIVSSTEKRVQNLNTKTERSSAKKRSSNKRDIVAAIKEKKLQGKVAVISEVKPASPGKKLRDINPEDAAMIASEMEKAGAVAISVLTEPEFFHGSTDNLISVRKKISLPVLRKDFIIDEIQFNEIESDLILLIAGILGDKLGKMTDMAISKGFEPLVEVHNENELKNALETKTRIIGINNRDLSNLGIDLATTLQLIPLVKDFDRINGQEHTIISESGMHTIDDVKMVVKAGADAVLVGTSIIKSGEIYAKTKELVDALDD; this is translated from the coding sequence ATGCATGCCGTAATAAATGATATAGTCAGCTCTACTGAAAAAAGAGTCCAGAACCTTAACACAAAGACAGAACGATCTTCAGCTAAAAAAAGAAGTAGCAATAAAAGGGACATAGTTGCTGCTATCAAGGAAAAGAAACTCCAGGGAAAAGTTGCAGTTATCTCTGAAGTTAAACCTGCATCACCTGGAAAAAAACTTAGGGATATTAATCCTGAAGATGCAGCTATGATAGCATCAGAAATGGAAAAAGCCGGAGCAGTAGCAATATCTGTTTTAACGGAGCCTGAATTTTTCCATGGGTCAACAGACAATCTCATATCAGTGAGAAAGAAAATATCACTTCCTGTTTTACGCAAGGATTTCATTATCGATGAGATTCAATTCAATGAAATTGAAAGCGACCTTATATTATTAATAGCAGGTATTCTTGGCGACAAGCTTGGAAAAATGACGGACATGGCCATATCAAAAGGATTTGAGCCTCTTGTTGAAGTCCACAATGAGAATGAACTTAAAAATGCGCTTGAAACTAAAACAAGGATAATTGGAATAAATAATAGGGATCTAAGCAATCTTGGGATAGATCTTGCTACAACGCTTCAACTTATACCGCTTGTTAAAGATTTTGATAGGATAAATGGACAAGAGCACACCATAATCAGTGAAAGCGGAATGCACACCATTGATGATGTAAAGATGGTTGTTAAAGCCGGGGCTGATGCAGTACTTGTTGGTACATCCATCATAAAGAGCGGAGAGATATACGCAAAGACGAAAGAGCTTGTCGATGCACTTGACGATTAA
- a CDS encoding archaellin/type IV pilin N-terminal domain-containing protein yields MKANNALHLKNNTRAQVGIGTLIIFIAMVLVAAVAAAVLIQTSGTLQQKAQSTGKQATQEVSSNLMVKTIEGVRAKNTSTDMSDTIDLLKLKVGLNVGSASVDVNQVVVSISDGTTANNLVYAGNEKSYASTGASDGNMSAFSDTNATANLEKLLSATSTVGNNSEYYYTVEKIRDEDSSFSQANPVMNTGDLITLYIATTSSASQGTTYPNVGDITGLSTLKSSGLTLVPRTTVNIVLTPESGAATTADFVLPSSYGVTETVQLYP; encoded by the coding sequence ATGAAAGCAAACAACGCATTACATTTGAAAAATAATACCAGAGCTCAGGTGGGTATTGGTACTCTTATCATATTCATCGCTATGGTTCTAGTAGCAGCAGTTGCTGCTGCTGTATTGATTCAGACTTCCGGTACACTTCAGCAGAAAGCTCAGTCAACCGGTAAGCAGGCAACACAGGAAGTATCATCTAACCTCATGGTAAAAACCATTGAGGGAGTACGTGCTAAGAACACTTCAACCGACATGTCAGACACAATTGACCTTCTTAAGCTTAAGGTCGGTCTTAATGTAGGTAGTGCTTCTGTGGATGTAAATCAGGTAGTCGTTTCTATTAGTGATGGTACAACAGCTAACAACCTTGTCTATGCAGGCAATGAAAAGTCCTATGCATCAACCGGTGCTTCTGATGGTAACATGAGCGCTTTCTCAGATACTAATGCTACTGCAAATCTTGAAAAGCTTCTTAGTGCGACCAGTACGGTAGGTAATAATTCAGAATACTACTATACTGTAGAAAAGATCCGTGATGAAGATTCTTCATTCTCTCAAGCAAACCCCGTAATGAATACTGGTGACCTTATCACTTTGTATATTGCTACTACATCTTCTGCTTCACAGGGTACTACTTATCCTAATGTAGGCGACATTACTGGTTTAAGCACCCTTAAAAGTTCAGGACTTACCCTTGTTCCAAGGACAACTGTGAATATCGTTCTTACTCCTGAATCTGGTGCAGCAACAACAGCAGATTTCGTACTGCCATCATCATATGGTGTGACAGAGACCGTTCAGTTGTA
- the trpB gene encoding tryptophan synthase subunit beta, producing the protein MKKSMYGKFGGQFVPEVLMPALTELEEAYERYKDDPEFLKELDFYMKEFAGRETPLYFAKNLSKKYGIKIYLKREDLVHGGAHKLNNTLGQALLAKYMGKKRLIAETGAGQHGTATAMAAANMGFESEVYMGAKDVIRQHMNVYRMELMGSKVNAVESGSKTLKDAINEALRDWVTNVENTHYLIGSVVGPHPYPMIVRDFQSVIGKEVKEQIMEKEGRYPDSIVACAGGGSNAMGIFYPFIEDKEVKLFPVEAGGKELKTTEKEALHSASLCVGEEGILQGAHTLILQDKYGQILESSSISAGLDYSGVGPELAYLADIGRINPCTVSDDEALEAFYELSRLEGIIPALESSHAVAYVMKMAKNGELEKLGDLVVINLSGRGDKDLETVFKLKEEKAKEACQ; encoded by the coding sequence ATGAAAAAATCAATGTATGGTAAATTCGGAGGGCAGTTCGTTCCCGAAGTGCTCATGCCGGCACTTACAGAGCTTGAAGAAGCCTATGAACGTTACAAGGATGATCCTGAGTTCCTGAAAGAACTGGATTTCTATATGAAAGAGTTTGCAGGCAGGGAAACTCCTCTTTATTTTGCCAAAAATCTCAGTAAGAAATACGGAATTAAGATCTACCTGAAACGCGAGGACCTTGTTCATGGTGGTGCCCATAAATTGAACAATACTCTTGGACAGGCACTTCTGGCCAAGTATATGGGCAAGAAACGTCTTATTGCTGAAACAGGGGCAGGACAGCATGGAACCGCAACTGCAATGGCAGCTGCAAATATGGGATTTGAATCTGAGGTTTATATGGGTGCAAAAGATGTTATCCGCCAGCACATGAATGTTTACAGAATGGAGCTTATGGGTTCCAAAGTAAATGCTGTTGAATCCGGTTCAAAGACACTAAAGGATGCAATCAATGAAGCCCTCAGGGACTGGGTTACCAATGTTGAGAATACTCACTACCTTATCGGTTCAGTTGTAGGACCTCACCCATATCCTATGATCGTGCGTGATTTCCAGAGTGTTATTGGAAAGGAAGTCAAAGAGCAGATCATGGAGAAAGAGGGCAGGTACCCGGATTCCATTGTTGCCTGTGCTGGCGGTGGAAGTAATGCGATGGGTATTTTCTATCCATTCATTGAAGACAAGGAAGTTAAACTCTTCCCGGTTGAAGCAGGTGGAAAGGAATTAAAGACCACTGAAAAGGAAGCGCTGCATTCTGCATCACTTTGTGTTGGTGAGGAAGGCATCCTCCAGGGTGCACACACACTCATACTTCAGGACAAGTACGGACAGATACTTGAATCCAGTTCTATATCAGCAGGACTTGATTATTCAGGAGTCGGGCCTGAACTTGCATACCTCGCGGATATTGGCAGGATAAATCCGTGTACTGTCAGTGATGACGAGGCACTGGAAGCATTCTATGAGCTCAGCCGTCTTGAAGGAATTATTCCCGCACTGGAATCATCACATGCTGTTGCTTATGTTATGAAGATGGCAAAGAATGGGGAACTTGAGAAACTTGGTGATCTTGTTGTTATTAACCTTTCCGGAAGAGGAGATAAGGACCTTGAAACAGTGTTTAAATTAAAGGAAGAAAAGGCAAAGGAGGCTTGCCAGTGA
- the ftsY gene encoding signal recognition particle-docking protein FtsY produces MFNKLKAKLSGFKDKIGSKIDEKAVAIEPVEEIVESSEELGSPVVVSPSSQEELREKPELSAEETKPVPEEEGKTAKKFGFAQKAKALVFEREFILDEDDLEEPLWDLEMALLESDIALSVSEAIVSSVKSQLVGTRRRIGSNTGNIVEDALKNAIYDVMSANVFDLDEYVKNAKKPVHIVFIGINGTGKTTSIAKLSKRFKDQGMSVVVAAGDTFRAGAIDQLAIHANKIGVKIIKHQEQGDPAAVIYDAMQHAKAHNVDVVLSDTAGRMHTNINLMEQLKKVCRVAPPDLIIFVDEAVAGNDAVERAAQFNDAVPISGSILTKTDADSKGGAAISIAYITGKPILFLGMGQGYDDLRKFDPQWFVDQLFAE; encoded by the coding sequence GTGTTCAATAAACTCAAGGCAAAACTCAGTGGATTCAAGGATAAGATTGGCAGCAAAATAGATGAAAAAGCTGTTGCAATCGAACCAGTAGAGGAAATTGTGGAGTCTTCAGAAGAATTGGGATCTCCTGTCGTAGTTTCCCCTTCTTCACAGGAAGAATTAAGAGAAAAACCCGAACTTTCCGCTGAAGAAACTAAACCAGTTCCAGAAGAGGAAGGCAAAACTGCTAAGAAATTTGGTTTTGCACAAAAAGCTAAAGCTCTTGTTTTTGAAAGGGAATTTATTCTGGATGAAGATGATCTTGAAGAACCTCTTTGGGATCTGGAAATGGCTCTTCTTGAGAGTGATATCGCACTTTCAGTTTCAGAAGCAATTGTAAGCTCAGTAAAGAGTCAGCTGGTTGGAACCAGAAGACGCATTGGTAGCAACACTGGCAACATTGTTGAAGATGCCCTTAAAAATGCGATCTATGATGTGATGAGTGCCAATGTATTTGACCTTGATGAATATGTGAAGAATGCTAAAAAGCCGGTACACATTGTTTTTATTGGTATAAACGGAACTGGAAAGACCACCTCCATTGCCAAGCTTTCCAAACGTTTTAAGGATCAGGGAATGTCAGTTGTAGTTGCTGCAGGTGACACATTCAGGGCCGGTGCAATTGACCAGCTTGCCATCCATGCCAACAAGATCGGAGTAAAGATAATCAAACATCAGGAGCAGGGCGACCCGGCTGCTGTTATTTATGATGCAATGCAGCATGCTAAGGCACATAATGTGGATGTTGTATTATCTGACACCGCTGGCAGGATGCATACCAATATTAACCTCATGGAGCAGCTTAAGAAAGTCTGCCGTGTAGCCCCACCAGACCTCATAATCTTTGTGGATGAGGCAGTTGCAGGTAACGATGCTGTGGAAAGGGCAGCACAATTTAATGATGCAGTTCCTATAAGCGGTTCAATCCTGACAAAAACAGATGCTGATTCCAAGGGTGGTGCAGCAATTTCCATTGCATACATCACAGGAAAACCAATTTTGTTCCTTGGAATGGGACAGGGATATGACGACCTTCGCAAATTCGATCCGCAGTGGTTCGTGGATCAGCTTTTTGCAGAGTGA
- the trpA gene encoding tryptophan synthase subunit alpha yields MRIADKFAELKEKNEKALIAYVCAGDPSAEATKEIVHALVKGGADIVELGLPFSDPVADGPTIQAASTRALEAGMNPDIYFEMAASIKENVPLVCMTYYNLIYKRGNEKFAKDCAEAGITGIIVPDLPAEEADELHVACKNNGVDLIFLITPVTTGKRMEKNLEKTSGFVYIVSRLGVTGERVDVAESTKNILARIDTEVPKAVGFGISNGQQAAEVIKAGADAVIVGSAFVSIIASGENVNERVEKLASELKISCR; encoded by the coding sequence GTGAGAATCGCAGATAAATTTGCAGAACTTAAAGAAAAGAATGAAAAGGCTCTTATTGCCTATGTCTGTGCAGGCGATCCTTCAGCCGAAGCTACAAAAGAGATAGTTCATGCACTTGTAAAAGGCGGGGCAGATATTGTTGAACTTGGACTTCCATTCTCAGATCCGGTTGCAGACGGACCTACCATACAGGCTGCATCAACCAGGGCACTTGAAGCTGGCATGAACCCGGACATTTATTTTGAGATGGCAGCATCCATCAAGGAAAATGTTCCTCTGGTCTGCATGACATATTATAATCTAATATATAAGAGAGGGAATGAGAAATTTGCTAAAGATTGTGCTGAAGCAGGTATTACCGGAATTATCGTACCTGACCTTCCGGCAGAAGAAGCAGATGAACTACATGTTGCATGTAAGAATAATGGTGTTGACCTGATATTCCTTATCACACCGGTAACTACAGGAAAGAGAATGGAAAAGAATCTGGAAAAAACATCCGGTTTTGTCTATATTGTTTCAAGACTTGGAGTCACCGGAGAAAGAGTCGATGTAGCAGAATCAACAAAGAACATCCTTGCACGCATTGATACAGAAGTTCCAAAAGCAGTTGGTTTTGGAATCTCCAACGGGCAGCAGGCTGCGGAAGTTATCAAAGCAGGTGCTGATGCGGTTATTGTAGGTTCTGCTTTTGTCAGCATAATCGCTTCAGGTGAGAATGTAAATGAAAGAGTGGAGAAACTTGCATCAGAATTAAAGATAAGCTGCAGATGA